TACCTCAATTGCTACGGCAATAGCTGGAGCTAGTGGTGTCCCATTTCCCGCGTCCATTCCGTCGAGCAGCGTCTCGAGACGCTCGTGAGAAATTGCTATTTTAAACTGATTCTGATTCCCGCTGAACATACTGACATCTCCTGTAAGGACGCCATGTCGGAGAATTCCCTTCCATAAGGTTTATCAAGCACTTCTTTGCACGCACTGATTGTAGGAGCAGCCTCCCGAACTAGCGGCTTCGACAATCCCAAAACATGTTTGAAAGGCTTTGGCCTCCTAAACGGCGATGCTCGCTAACGCCATTTCGGCATCATCGCGCACGAGATGCCCATAGTGCTTTTCTATCATTGCCACACTCGTGCCGGACAGCTGTGCGACCGTAAGGATAGGTAAGCGCGCGCGCACGAGATCCGTGATGACGCTGTGACGGAGGGTATAGGCGGATACGGCACCTGGCAGTCCAACGGCGCCGACGGCCTTCTTGATTGGGTGTTTCCAAGCGTCCTTGTTCCAATGCGCTCCACCCGGTCGTGAAAAAATGTAGGCGCCCGGCAATTTACCCTTCACTTGGTTGGCAAAGAAATCGGCGATCACGGGTGGCAGCAAAATTTGGCGAGGATTGTCGTTTTTATCGTAGCCGACAATCAAGGAACGAGTGCGCACATCGAATTCGCCAGCCGCGAGCTTTGCGAGCGCGCCTGGGCGAAGTGGTAGCAGACAGAGACCCTTGACGAACGGCTTGGCTTCTTCGCTCGTCGCATCGATCAATCGCTTCCGTTCTGCTTTATCAAGATACAGTGGACGGCGTTTATCGGCACCTTTGTGGGGCTTTAAAGCTTCTTGCCATGCAGCCTCTGTGTTCGGTGGCCCTTCCATCAGCACCTGACCTAAGGCTGCGCGCAACGGCACCATATCTCGATTGACAGTTGACTTCTCGCGTTCCTTCCAGCGTTTCTCCCCCTTATTGCTCCTTGTGAGTAAGGCAGGTGTCTCCTCCAGCCGCTTACGCCATGCGCGCAAATGATGCCTCCGCAGCTTGTCGAGCTTCACCTTTGCGATCGGATCGGAATAGACGTGGCGTCGGAAGACACCCTCTGCAATTGCACCGGGTTTCTCTCGTAAATATGCCTCGCAAGCATCCGAAACCGTCACGAGACTGGCAGCGCGAACCCCTCCGCTCTCCACGGTATCAGCCCAGGTTTCGGCATCGGCCTTTGCTTGCTTGAACACGTCGTGTCCACTCAGCCTCCCGTAGTCTCCGAGACACTTGCGCGAATAGCGGTTGGTATCCGGATTATAGGCGCGAGCAAACCACGTTCCTCCGACCTTTTTCAAGGATGGACTGTATCCAAGGTAACAGCCTTGGCGAAGGCGCTGCCAATGCGGATCGCCCTTGTCCTTCGGCACCAACCTTTCCCGCTCCCCAATGCGGCTCAGATCCGTCATCTTCTTCCAGAACCACCCTTCCTCGAAAACCCTGTAAAAAACCTGTAAAACGGTGGTGAACAACCACGACCGTTGACGCTTGTTTTTACTGTATTTTTCTGTTCGGGTAAAGCCGCAATTGTCCGTAACCCCCTCCTTCACACGGGTGGGGTCGCAAGTTCAATCCTTGCCGCGCCCACCATGGCCCGACAGCGGGTTTATGGCCCGTCGGGAGCCCTCCCATCGCGGATCTCCTGTTCGTAAAATCGGATCGCCGTTCATCTGGCGTATTGCGCGCGGGGATAGGGCGCCCTTTCAAA
This genomic interval from Qipengyuania sp. JC766 contains the following:
- a CDS encoding tyrosine-type recombinase/integrase; amino-acid sequence: MKEGVTDNCGFTRTEKYSKNKRQRSWLFTTVLQVFYRVFEEGWFWKKMTDLSRIGERERLVPKDKGDPHWQRLRQGCYLGYSPSLKKVGGTWFARAYNPDTNRYSRKCLGDYGRLSGHDVFKQAKADAETWADTVESGGVRAASLVTVSDACEAYLREKPGAIAEGVFRRHVYSDPIAKVKLDKLRRHHLRAWRKRLEETPALLTRSNKGEKRWKEREKSTVNRDMVPLRAALGQVLMEGPPNTEAAWQEALKPHKGADKRRPLYLDKAERKRLIDATSEEAKPFVKGLCLLPLRPGALAKLAAGEFDVRTRSLIVGYDKNDNPRQILLPPVIADFFANQVKGKLPGAYIFSRPGGAHWNKDAWKHPIKKAVGAVGLPGAVSAYTLRHSVITDLVRARLPILTVAQLSGTSVAMIEKHYGHLVRDDAEMALASIAV